From a single Sorghum bicolor cultivar BTx623 chromosome 5, Sorghum_bicolor_NCBIv3, whole genome shotgun sequence genomic region:
- the LOC8055032 gene encoding uncharacterized protein LOC8055032 yields MAGEDEDAQRKKVEVFQPGAFPCVRDFLDCNRGAGNGDGDHEPPGLAPAPGLLRNMASFRYIAEIAAAASTGGGGGGGSGFVAHVVAALGSDRSATRTEAALALSELCGNAGGGSSKAARQYYEAVVADVAVPRLVWMLEAKAASERDAAARALAAVLGASSACRKAFRKDERGVVNAVQLLGDPSGSGSRGGGGVEEEERRFPVSVLLAVAQSRRCRKQMVAAGACGFLQGLVTAEVEGAKRLAECLGKGKMLGVFPRT; encoded by the coding sequence ATGGCCGGGGAAGACGAGGACGCGCAACGGAAGAAAGTCGAAGTGTTCCAGCCGGGAGCGTTTCCGTGCGTCAGGGACTTCCTTGATTGTAACCGAGGCGCCGGCAACGGCGACGGCGACCACGAGCCGCCGGGGCTGGCGCCCGCGCCGGGGCTCCTCCGCAACATGGCGTCGTTCCGGTACATCGCCgagatcgccgccgccgcgtcgacgggcggcggcggcggcggcggcagcggcttcGTGGCGCACGTGGTCGCGGCGCTGGGCAGCGACCGGTCCGCCACCCGCACGGAGGCGGCCCTGGCGCTTTCGGAGCTCTGCGGCAACGCAGGTGGTGGCAGCAGCAAGGCCGCGCGGCAGTACTACGAGGCCGTGGTCGCGGACGTGGCCGTGCCGCGGCTGGTGTGGATGCTGGAGGCCAAGGCCGCGTCCGAGCGCGACGCCGCGGCGCGCGCGCTGGCGGCGGTCCTGGGCGCGTCGAGCGCGTGCCGCAAGGCGTTCCGGAAGGACGAGCGCGGCGTGGTGAACGCGGTGCAGCTGCTCGGGGACCCGTCTGGTTCGGGTTCGCGTGGCGGAGGcggagtggaggaggaggagaggcggTTCCCGGTGTCGGTGCTGCTGGCGGTGGCGCAGTCCCGGCGGTGCCGGAAGCAGATGGTGGCGGCCGGCGCGTGCGGGTTCCTGCAGGGCCTTGTGACCGCCGAGGTGGAGGGCGCCAAGCGGCTCGCCGAGTGCCTCGGCAAGGGGAAGATGCTGGGCGTGTTCCCGCGGACGTGA